A stretch of the Erinaceus europaeus chromosome 1, mEriEur2.1, whole genome shotgun sequence genome encodes the following:
- the RAE1 gene encoding mRNA export factor RAE1, whose protein sequence is MSLFGTTSGFGTGGTSMFGGTTTDNHNPMKDIEVTSSPDDSIGCLSFSPPNLPGNFLIAGSWANDVRCWEVQDSGQTIPKAQQMHTGPVLDVCWSDDGSKVFTASCDKTAKMWDLNSNQAIQIAQHDAPVKTIHWIKAPNYSCVMTGSWDKTLKFWDTRSSNPMMVLQLPERCYCADVIYPMAVVATAERGLIVYQLENQPSEFRRIESPLKHQHRCVAIFKDKQNKPTGFALGSIEGRVAIHYINPPNPAKDNFTFKCHRSNGTNTSAPQDIYAVNGIAFHPVHGTLATVGSDGRFSFWDKDARTKLKTSEQLDQPISACCFNHNGNIFAYASSYDWSKGHEFYNPQKKNYIFLRNAAEELKPRNKK, encoded by the exons GATATTGAAGTAACATCCTCTCCTGATGATAGCATCGGTTGTCTGTCTTTCAGCCCACCAAATCTgcctggaaacttccttattgctGGGTCATGGGCTAACGAT GTTCGATGTTGGGAAGTTCAGGATAGCGGACAAACTATCCCAAAAGCCCAACAAATGCACACTGGGCCTGTACTGGATGTCTGCTGGAGTGAT gATGGGAGCAAAGTATTTACAGCATCTTGTGATAAGACTGCAAAGATGTGGGATCTCAACAGCAATCAGGCAATACAGATTGCACAG CATGATGCTCCTGTTAAAACCATACATTGGATCAAAGCACCAAACTACAGCTGTGTGATGACTGGGAGCTGGGACAAGACATTGAAG TTTTGGGATACACGATCTTCTAATCCTATGATGGTTTTACAACTCCCTGAAAGGTGTTACTGTGCTGACGTG ATATATCCTATGGCTGTGGTAGCAACTGCAGAGAGGGGATTGATTGTCTATCAATTAGAGAATCAACCTTCTGAGTTCAGGAGGATAGAATCTCCACTGAAACATCAG CATCGATGTGTGGCTATTTTTAAAGACAAACAGAACAAGCCGACTGGTTTTGCCCTAGGAAGTATTGAGGGAAGAGTTGCTATTCACTACATCAACCCCCCAAATCC TGCCAAAGATAACTTTACCTTTAAATGTCATCGATCTAACGGAACCAATACTTCAGCTCCTCAGGACATCTATGCG GTCAATGGAATCGCATTCCATCCTGTTCATGGCACCCTTGCAACCGTCGGATCTGATGGTAGATTCAGCTTTTGGGACAAAGATGCCAGAACAAAACTTAAAACCTCGGAACAGTTAGATCAGCCTATATCTGCCTGCTGCTTTAATCACAATGGAAACATTTTCGCATATGCCTCCAGCTATGACTGGTCAAAG gGACATGAATTTTATAATCCccaaaagaaaaattacattttCCTTCGCAATGCAGCAGAAGAACTAAAACCAAGGAATAAGAAGTAG